Proteins encoded by one window of bacterium:
- the tsaA gene encoding tRNA (N6-threonylcarbamoyladenosine(37)-N6)-methyltransferase TrmO — protein sequence MSETIITYKPIGVIHSEHVATERTPIQPAYAKGCKGMAVLFPEFVDGLRDLDGFSHIYLICHFHQAGPTRLLVKPFLQDVERGVFATRAPCRPNTIGLSIVELIRREGNVLHLDSVDILDGTPLLDIKPYTAKFDRIETTRNGWQDKVDEETARLLGKRGYQ from the coding sequence ATGAGCGAAACCATTATTACCTACAAACCCATCGGTGTTATCCACAGCGAGCATGTCGCCACGGAACGGACACCCATCCAGCCAGCATACGCGAAGGGCTGTAAGGGCATGGCAGTGTTATTCCCAGAGTTTGTCGACGGTCTCCGCGATCTGGATGGTTTTTCACATATCTATCTCATCTGCCACTTCCACCAAGCAGGACCCACCAGGCTTCTGGTGAAGCCGTTTCTCCAGGATGTTGAGCGAGGCGTGTTCGCGACGCGAGCGCCTTGCCGCCCCAATACCATAGGGCTGAGCATTGTCGAATTAATACGCCGCGAAGGTAACGTGCTTCATCTTGATAGCGTAGACATCCTGGACGGCACGCCACTCCTTGATATCAAGCCATACACGGCCAAGTTTGATAGAATAGAAACGACTCGCAACGGCTGGCAAGACAAAGTGGACGAGGAAACCGCCAGGCTGCTCGGGAAACGCGGTTATCAATAA
- a CDS encoding pyridoxamine 5'-phosphate oxidase family protein: MTSLPEMITKAWENREGPAIFTTVDRNGNPNSIYVTCVFLHGDDRIAIADNYFNKTRENIRAGSRGSLLFITKEKKAYQMKGMIEYQESGEIREFLKDCLDPKYPVHAAAVLLIDEVYSGAEKIV, from the coding sequence ATGACCTCATTGCCGGAAATGATAACAAAAGCCTGGGAAAACCGTGAGGGACCGGCCATATTCACCACCGTGGACCGGAACGGGAACCCCAATTCCATTTATGTCACCTGCGTATTCCTTCACGGCGATGATCGGATAGCTATCGCCGATAACTATTTTAACAAGACCCGCGAGAACATCCGCGCTGGAAGCCGGGGGTCCCTCCTGTTCATCACGAAAGAGAAAAAGGCCTACCAGATGAAAGGAATGATCGAATATCAGGAGAGCGGAGAAATCCGTGAGTTCCTGAAGGACTGTCTCGATCCCAAGTATCCCGTGCATGCCGCGGCGGTGCTCTTGATTGATGAAGTGTACAGCGGAGCGGAAAAAATTGTGTAA
- a CDS encoding Mrp/NBP35 family ATP-binding protein produces MNSPANSSQEETDKKISKRLASIHHILLILSGKGGVGKSTVAVNIATELARAGKQVGLLDVDIHGPSIPSMMGLSGSPILYSENSMLPVEFTVNLKVMSIGFLLQDRGDAVIWRGPLKYSVIQQFIADVEWGTLDYLVIDSPPGTGDEPLSIAQLTAPKATAVIVTTPQQVSIEDVRKSITFCRKVNLPVKGIIENMSGFVCPHCGNSVDIFNTGGGEALAREMNVPFLGRIPIDPVIVSSCDDGTPFILKNTESKASKAFQTVIQAFMS; encoded by the coding sequence ATGAACAGTCCCGCAAACTCTTCACAGGAAGAGACCGACAAAAAAATCAGCAAAAGGCTTGCATCCATACACCACATTCTTCTCATTCTCTCTGGAAAAGGGGGAGTTGGAAAAAGCACCGTTGCCGTCAATATCGCAACAGAACTTGCCCGCGCGGGGAAACAAGTCGGTCTCCTTGATGTCGATATTCATGGGCCCAGTATACCGTCCATGATGGGTCTTTCGGGATCGCCCATTTTATACAGCGAAAATTCCATGCTCCCTGTTGAGTTTACGGTGAATCTAAAGGTCATGTCTATAGGATTCCTGCTTCAGGACCGCGGTGATGCGGTCATATGGCGCGGTCCGTTGAAATACAGCGTGATACAGCAGTTTATTGCCGATGTGGAGTGGGGAACGCTCGATTACCTCGTCATCGACTCGCCGCCGGGCACCGGAGATGAGCCGCTCAGCATCGCACAGCTCACCGCTCCAAAGGCAACAGCGGTCATAGTCACGACTCCCCAGCAGGTTTCAATCGAGGATGTGCGCAAGAGCATAACCTTCTGCCGTAAGGTCAATCTCCCCGTGAAGGGAATTATCGAGAACATGAGCGGATTCGTGTGTCCTCACTGCGGCAACAGTGTCGATATATTCAACACCGGGGGCGGCGAAGCGCTCGCACGGGAAATGAACGTGCCATTCCTCGGAAGAATCCCGATCGATCCTGTCATTGTCTCATCGTGCGATGACGGTACCCCGTTCATTCTCAAAAACACCGAATCCAAGGCATCCAAGGCGTTTCAAACCGTCATACAGGCATTCATGTCTTAG
- a CDS encoding ATP-binding protein: protein MVKHIAIASGKGGTGKTTVAVGLAAVLAETGVAVAYVDCDVEEPNGHLFLRPVMQETVKATMPYPVVDQERCISCGKCQEICQYNAVILIMDKPLVFPEMCHACGGCVLVCPSGAITEAEREIGIIETGKRNGIRFMHGKLQVGQVLSPPLIRKVKMRIPGEGITILDCPPGTSCPMVTSIRGADYVLLVTEPTPFGLNDLRLAVDAVRELRIPFGVFINRADIGTQDTEKYCKKHAIQIMGRIPDDRRVAEAYSRGELLDTLLPLYGETFRITWEAIEREAM, encoded by the coding sequence ATAGTAAAGCATATTGCGATAGCGAGCGGCAAGGGTGGCACCGGCAAGACCACGGTGGCGGTAGGTCTGGCCGCCGTGCTTGCCGAAACGGGTGTTGCGGTTGCCTACGTGGATTGCGATGTAGAGGAACCGAACGGCCATCTATTCCTTCGACCGGTGATGCAGGAGACGGTCAAGGCAACCATGCCTTATCCCGTTGTTGACCAGGAACGCTGCATCTCCTGCGGGAAATGCCAGGAAATCTGCCAGTATAACGCCGTGATCCTGATCATGGACAAACCGCTCGTATTCCCCGAGATGTGTCATGCCTGCGGCGGATGTGTCCTTGTCTGCCCATCGGGCGCGATCACGGAGGCGGAACGGGAGATAGGTATCATCGAGACCGGCAAGAGAAACGGTATTCGATTCATGCACGGCAAATTGCAGGTCGGTCAGGTGCTTTCTCCTCCGCTCATCCGTAAGGTAAAAATGCGCATTCCCGGGGAGGGGATTACGATTCTTGACTGCCCTCCCGGTACTTCATGCCCGATGGTCACTTCAATACGAGGCGCGGATTACGTTCTTCTGGTCACCGAGCCAACCCCGTTCGGCCTTAATGACCTCAGGCTCGCGGTGGATGCAGTACGTGAGCTCCGGATTCCGTTTGGGGTCTTCATCAACCGTGCAGATATCGGGACACAAGACACGGAGAAGTACTGCAAGAAACACGCCATCCAGATCATGGGGAGAATCCCCGATGACCGACGGGTAGCGGAAGCATATTCTCGTGGAGAACTGCTCGATACGCTTTTACCGCTCTATGGCGAAACATTTCGCATCACCTGGGAAGCAATAGAGCGTGAAGCCATGTGA
- a CDS encoding ATP-binding protein, with the protein MKELVVISGKGGTGKTSVVASFAALAKREVLADCDVDAADLYIVLNPKVLHRNDFVGGKTARIKPGHCTACGKCEELCRFDAIFLDGPGNGTFPKTFRVDPLACEGCGVCAHFCAEGAIEFTPTVNGQWFISDTRHGTLVHAKLHAGGENSGKLVTIIRNEARNIAARDRLDTIIVDGSPGIGCPVIASITGADMVLAVTEPTKSGLHDLERVIELAGHFGIPLAVTINKWDLNGDMTRVISEKVQSRGIDVLGTIRYDRAVTDSMVQGSCVVEFTDSPVTQDVRALWQKVHEKLSSLPEKQDNAS; encoded by the coding sequence GTGAAAGAACTTGTGGTCATTAGCGGCAAGGGTGGGACTGGCAAGACCTCGGTGGTCGCCTCGTTTGCCGCACTGGCGAAACGGGAAGTGCTTGCTGATTGTGATGTGGACGCCGCCGATTTATATATAGTGCTCAATCCGAAAGTACTCCATCGAAATGACTTTGTCGGCGGGAAAACCGCCCGGATCAAACCGGGGCACTGTACGGCATGTGGTAAATGCGAAGAACTGTGCCGATTCGACGCTATTTTCTTAGACGGGCCCGGAAACGGCACATTCCCAAAAACATTCCGGGTCGATCCACTTGCCTGCGAGGGATGCGGAGTTTGCGCCCATTTCTGCGCTGAAGGGGCTATTGAGTTCACTCCGACAGTCAACGGACAGTGGTTCATTTCGGATACCCGTCATGGAACGCTGGTACACGCAAAGCTCCATGCCGGAGGAGAAAATTCCGGGAAACTGGTCACCATCATCCGTAACGAAGCGCGGAATATCGCCGCGCGGGATCGTCTCGATACGATCATCGTGGACGGCTCACCCGGCATAGGATGCCCTGTCATAGCCTCAATCACAGGAGCAGACATGGTTCTGGCGGTAACCGAGCCGACAAAATCGGGTCTTCATGATCTTGAGCGGGTTATCGAGCTTGCCGGACATTTCGGTATTCCCCTGGCGGTAACCATCAACAAGTGGGACCTGAACGGGGATATGACCCGCGTCATTTCTGAAAAGGTACAGAGCAGGGGGATCGATGTGCTCGGAACCATCAGATATGACCGTGCGGTAACAGATTCCATGGTTCAGGGATCGTGTGTGGTCGAATTCACCGATTCCCCTGTCACACAGGATGTGCGTGCCTTGTGGCAAAAGGTACATGAAAAACTCTCGTCCCTGCCTGAAAAACAGGATAATGCTTCATAA
- a CDS encoding ATPase, which yields MKIAVPLTENSLAMHFGHCDRFAVMIVDDNGTVISRENLIPPPHEPGVLPAWLHSLGVTHIIAGGMGSRAQSLFAENNISVVVGAPLKPPEVLASMCATGQLEGGDNICDH from the coding sequence ATGAAAATTGCCGTTCCGCTTACGGAAAACAGTCTGGCGATGCATTTCGGTCACTGCGACCGGTTTGCAGTTATGATAGTCGATGACAACGGAACCGTCATCAGCCGTGAAAACCTCATTCCACCTCCTCATGAACCCGGAGTGCTTCCCGCGTGGCTGCACTCTCTCGGGGTTACACATATCATTGCGGGCGGCATGGGTTCGAGAGCTCAGAGTCTTTTTGCGGAGAATAATATCTCCGTGGTTGTCGGAGCGCCATTGAAACCGCCCGAAGTTCTCGCTTCGATGTGTGCGACGGGTCAGCTGGAAGGCGGGGATAATATCTGCGATCACTGA
- a CDS encoding CGGC domain-containing protein, with amino-acid sequence MIRIGIIICARYRDCGGGKCFRALRERHGGFSRYAADEPVEIIGYSSCGGCPGGNVEYVPAEFVKNGCDVVHLATGLVVGYPPCPYICQFKAFIETRYGLPVVIGTHPIPLKYMETHSKLSFWDEADMKVLADHLIVEPRNVMELYN; translated from the coding sequence ATGATAAGAATAGGAATCATCATCTGCGCCCGTTATCGGGACTGCGGCGGCGGCAAATGTTTCCGGGCGCTGCGCGAGCGTCATGGCGGCTTTTCCCGGTACGCCGCAGACGAGCCAGTGGAGATTATCGGTTATTCGAGCTGCGGCGGCTGCCCGGGGGGAAACGTAGAATATGTTCCCGCGGAGTTTGTGAAGAACGGGTGCGACGTCGTCCACCTTGCTACCGGTCTGGTGGTGGGCTATCCCCCCTGTCCCTACATCTGTCAATTCAAGGCATTTATCGAAACGCGCTATGGTCTGCCGGTGGTTATCGGGACTCATCCCATTCCATTAAAATACATGGAAACCCACAGCAAACTTTCCTTCTGGGATGAAGCGGATATGAAAGTGCTCGCAGACCACCTCATTGTGGAGCCTCGCAATGTAATGGAGTTGTACAATTGA